The Vibrio syngnathi DNA window TCAACGAACGTGCCGAATTTAAGCAATTCTTGAATGATTACACGAGTATCGCAGCATTGGAGTCATTTGAGATTGATTTGCGACTGTCGGAGTACCGAGATTTAGATTTCATTAAAGCTGAAGTTATACGACTGCAGCAACTTAGCTGTGATAGTTCGAAGTTCAATGATGATACTCTCAACGGTGTTCTGAAGTTTGAAGTTAACCAAGACTTTTTCGAGAGAATAGAAACCCTGTATCTTGAGCGTTCAATGTTTCTAGATAACTTGATGTTTATCAACCAAATGGTGGCTAAGCGGTGGAGCAGAGACGAAAAACGAACATTGAAAACGAGTTGCTACGAGCGAAATGTGCCTAATATTACAGGTGGTTTAGCGCCAATTCGTTTCGTTAATACAAAGGTTAGGTTAATTAATCCAAATACTGTGACGCTCTATGACCGGCTCAGTGATGGCGAGCATCAGCTCATTCAAATTATCGGTTCCTTAATACTATTCGGTGACCAACAATCCTTGTTTATCCTTGATGAACCAGAAAGTCATTTCAATCCTGAGTGGCGTATCGAGTTTGTCGATATCATTAACAAGTACGTTGGCTTATCAAAGTTAGAGCTAATCATCTCAACACATTCTCCGTTTGTCCTTTCTGCATGTAAATCTGAGCGCGTGCTGCACTTTCAGAAAAATCCTGACGGACGTGTGGCTATTCAATCTCTGGGGAATGTTGAAACTTACGGGGCTTCCTTTGATTCTTTGCTCGCGTCTGTATTTGATTTGGATGTGTTAATTTCTAAGAAACCGCTGTCTGAGCTTAGAGCTGCTTTACGAGCCTATGATGAAGGGTTAATGGACGAGCTGGAAACGCTAAAGTGGCTTGAGTCATATGGTGATTCATTTGAAGTGAACTTCAGGAGAAATCAGCTGAAGCATAAGTTAGCTGACAACGACAGAGGTGATGACTAATGCTTTGGCCTGTAGTTAAACCACCTCAGTCATCATTGTATTGGTTAGATGAAGTACATAAAGGCTTTTATCGCCGGATGTTTCAGGGAAATAACTTCACTAGCTGCTTTCCAGTTACTTTCAATGGTGTGCTTACTGGAAGTGTAGAGACACAAAAGCGATTTTCTGATGTATTCGATGAATATCAAGGCTTATCAGCGGAGTTACAACAAGAATTTGAGCGCTTGTTTTTAAATCAAATTCAGTGTTTGTCATTTATGGGGAATACTCGTCATGTCGTAATTGGCCCTGCAGAGCAACTGACTGAGATATGGAGCAAATCCAAATTACTTGGAGGTTATCTGTATAACACTACTTTAGGTCTTGCTTGCTATAAGACTGCGGCTGGTGATCGAAATCATGGCATGGATGAACATTATGCAAGCTACAAAGAACTAAATGGCCTTGTCTGCTGTTTTTGTGGTACCGAAGAGATGATGGAAGAGCGCAATGTAGAACCGGAAGAAGGTGCGATCAGCGATGATGAGAAGCAGTGGAGAGCATCTTACGACCACTATCTACCCAAAAAACACTATCCATTTTTAGCGGTAGACTTCAATAATCTTGTTCCTTGCTGTCAAAAGTGTAATGAAAAAGCAAAAGGTGAGCTTGATGTTCTTCATTGTGACGATGTTAGAACGTTAGCGCTTGATGCATATACCGACCAAGTTCCAGTTTTACTTCAGGCTTCTTATGACTGCATTGAAGGTACCTACAAGATGGTCGTCGATATTGAAGATACAGACGATCTACTTGCAGAAAAAGCTGACACATGGAATAGAACCTTTCAAGTTTTACCTCGAGTCAACAGGCGTTTGAATAACTTTAACAGGTCTTGGTTAGGACCGTTGTTGAATCGTGTTGGGGATGTACATCAGGCAAAAGCTGCATTAAATGATGAGGTTATTCGCTGTAGTCAAGACAAGAAAGATGAAAGAGAAGCCTATTTTAAAGCTCTTTGTTTTCAGGTGATAGCAAGTAAGCCTGATAGTGATATTTCATCGTATGTCGATGCGATCCGTCAATCCTATGCTAGGAGACGTATTTAAATGGCAATATTTTGCGGTGACGATAATTCTTCTTATTTAATTGAAAGTGCGTCCAAATTTAAAGATCTGTGTCTTATTCAAGGACAATCACTTTTTACGGATCAAGCAGTATGGAATTCAGCGGCGTGCAATGAACTTATTCAGTTTTTTGTTGAAAATTTAGAAGAAGGTGAGGGCAACTTCTTAGCAAAGCTAGAAACCCAACTGGATAATGCTTCACCTGAAGCAAAGCTATTGGCGGCAGAGATGCTGTGGTTGATGTTTTTATGTCCTAGTAGTGCCGGACCTGCTTCTAAGCGAACCAGTATTGAACGTGTTTTTTCCTGGAGCTGCTTTGAGTTTAAAGATGGAGTAAGGGACAAATATTTGTCTGATGAGGCATTGACAGGAATAGGTAATACTGGAGCTGCATATCAAACGGGCCGATGGCGAGAACTGGTATATTTTATTCGGTTGCTAGAAAAACTTTTCGAGTTGGATAAAAGTGAAAGAACAACTTTGCTAGCGAGTCGTACAGCATTTTCAAACTGGTTAAACGAAATCCCCGGGAATGATAAACGACAATTCCGCCACATGATTTTATATCTGTTTTACCCTGAAGAGCAGGAGCGAATTTTCGGTGGTGGACATAGGCAATCATTGCTTGAGACGTTTTTGAATATTACGCCATCTCAGTATAGAAGAATGTCACCTCTTGATATCGATAATCGATTGTTAGATATACGAACTCAGTTTGAAAAAGAGTATGGGACAAAAGAGCTTGATTACTACGTTGAGCCATTAAGCTCAAGGTGGGGTCAAGAAAGCTCTGAAGAGCCTAATGAGATAAAAGAACCTGGACAGGGGTATAAAGTGAAAATTAACGACGTAAACCAAACGCTAAATACAATTCTGTACGGACCTCCGGGCACAGGTAAAACCTACAATACGATCAATAAAGCTTTAGAGATTGTTGACCCTGAATTTTACCATCAAAATAACGATGATCGAGCTGCCATCAAGAAGCGATTCGATGAGC harbors:
- a CDS encoding AAA family ATPase — encoded protein: MRLNRLKLVGRYKSIVGTEEEPFIYTFKPNSDGYSPICLVGLNGSGKSNFIELIADIFGYADRYFNPQYECAEDLTYDFEIDYQTVVDGHDFFIKIKSISSKAKMYSYQDIEYIDFLSFGNVQEGRFQAMVATENIDNEHERFLPDNVLAYSSGNNQGLSSVFAKAQLSFYNVVRKQGVFHREYAKRFDNLMALEEGLNEKQIVELREYISNSFDRYQNLFKPPVLFEGEVDIDFPLASIKADLPIGKFTDHAANQLFFISLMVNERAEFKQFLNDYTSIAALESFEIDLRLSEYRDLDFIKAEVIRLQQLSCDSSKFNDDTLNGVLKFEVNQDFFERIETLYLERSMFLDNLMFINQMVAKRWSRDEKRTLKTSCYERNVPNITGGLAPIRFVNTKVRLINPNTVTLYDRLSDGEHQLIQIIGSLILFGDQQSLFILDEPESHFNPEWRIEFVDIINKYVGLSKLELIISTHSPFVLSACKSERVLHFQKNPDGRVAIQSLGNVETYGASFDSLLASVFDLDVLISKKPLSELRAALRAYDEGLMDELETLKWLESYGDSFEVNFRRNQLKHKLADNDRGDD